The window ACCAGCGCGGAGCGGGCGGCCGGTGGGTCACGGATGAGCTCGTCCTGGCTGTACGGCGGCTCGTGGCCGTTGGTGACCAGCGCCCGGTCATCCCCCAACGCGAGGGAGACGGTGACGGGCGTGTGCCAGCCGACCGGGGCCGTACGGGACAGGGAGAGGTCGATACCCTCCTGCCCGGCAAGCACCTCGCGGCAGTAGCGGCCGTAGAAGTCGTCACCGAACACGGTGGCCAGCGAGGTGCGCAGGCCGAAGCGGGCGGCGGCGACCGCGAGGTTCGCAATGCCGCCGGGACCGCTGCCCATCCCCCGGGTCCAGATCTCTTCGCCCGGCACGGGTGGCTGTCCGAGGCCGGTGAAGACCAGGTCGTAGAAGAGCAGACCGGTGAGCAGGAGGTCGGGCGCTTCATCGCCCGGTGTCACGTCGGAGGCTGGGAGCGGCTCGTTCACGAGCGCGTCCTCTCGTCAAGAGTGTGCAAGTTCGACCAGCCGATCGTGGGACAAGTGCGCAAACTTTTCAAGACTTCTTCAATATCAAGCATGGAATTGAATGAAATTGAAGGGTAGTGTGCACTGCATGCTGGCAGAGCGACGACATCAACTCATCCTGCGGGCACTGCGCTCCGGGGGGCCCGCCTCTGTGGCCGATCTCTCCTCCGAGCTGGACGTGAGCGCCGCCACGGTCCGCCGCGACCTGATCAGGCTGGAGGAGGACGGCCTTCTCACCCGCGTCCACGGGGGCGCGGTGGTGGAGGAGGGTGATCAGCCCTTCGCGGAGGTAGCCGAGGTCCGGGTCTCCGACAAGGACGTCCTGGCGGAGCGCGCCGCGGCAATGATCAAGGACGGCCAGACGGTGCTGCTGGACATCGGCACCACCGCCTACCGCCTGGCCCGGCAGCTGCACGGCCGCCGACTCACCGTGATCACAAGCAATCTGGTGGTGTACGAGGAGCTGGCCGAGGACACCGGCATCGAGCTGGTGCTCCCCGGCGGTGTGGTCCGCCGCGAGTACCGCTCGCTGGTGGGCTTCCTCACCGAGGACAGCCTGCGCCAACTGCACGCCGACTGGCTGTTCCTGGGAACGAGCGGCGTCCGACCCGGCGGACAGGTCATGGACACCACCGTGGTCGAGGTGCCGGTGAAGCGGGCCATGATGGCCGCCGCCGAGAAGGTGGTGCTGCTCGCCGACGCCGGGAAGTTCCCCGGCCAGGGGATGGCCAAGGTGTGCGGTCCGGCGGACCTCGACGTAGTAGTGACCAACGCGTCCGCGGACCCGGCGACCCTCGCCGCGCTCGCGGAGGCCGGCGCAGAGGTGATCAAAGTATGAAACTGACCATTCTGGGCGGCGGGGGATTCCGAGTGCCGCTCGTGTACGGTGCGCTGCTCGGCGACCGCGCGGAGGGCCGGGTCACCGGCGTGACCCTCTACGACCTCGACGCCGGCCGGCTCTCCGCGATCGCCCGGGTGCTGGCCGAGCAGGCCGCCGGTCACCCGGACGCCCCGGCGGTGACCGTCACCACGGATCTGGACGAGGCGCTGAGGGGCGCCGACTTCGTCTTCTCCGCGATCCGCGTCGGCGGTCTGGAGGGCCGGGCGGCGGACGAGCAAGTGGCGCTCGCCAAGGGCGTGCTCGGCCAGGAGACGGTCGGCGCCGGCGGCATCGCGTACGGGCTGCGCACACTGCCGGTCGTGGACCACATCGCCCGGCGGGTGGCTGCGCTGGCCCCGGACGCCTGGTTCATCAACTTCACCAACCCGGCGGGCCTGGTCACCGAGGCCATGTCCCGGCATCTGGGCGACCGGGTGATCGGCATCTGCGACTCCCCGGTGGGCCTGGGCCGCCGGGTGGCCCGCGCGCTGGGCGCCACACGCCCGCAGGACGCCTGGATCGACTACGTCGGGCTGAACCATCTGGGCTGGCTGCGCGGCCTGCACATCGACGGCCGCGACCAGTTGCCGCGGCTGCTCGCGGACCGGGAGCTGTTGGGCAGCTTCGAGGAGGGCAAGCTCTTCGGCCCGGAGTGGATCCAGTCGCTGGGCGCCGTACCGAACGAGTATCTGCACTACTACTACTTCAACCGGGAAGCGGTGAAGGCGTACCGGGAGGCGCAGCAGACCCGCGGCGCCTTCCTGCGCGACCAGCAGGCCCGCTTCTACGACTGCATGCGCGACCCGGCCGCGCCCGCGCTGCGTACCTGGGACGGCACCCGGGCCGAGCGCGAGGCGACCTATATGTCGGAGAACCGCGAGGCGGCCGGCGCCGGCGAGCGGGACGAGGCGTCGCTCAGTGAGTCCGGCGGCTACGAGAACGTCGCCCTCGCCCTGATGCGGGCCATCGCCCGCGACGAGCGCGCCACTTTGATCCTCAACGTGCGCAACCGGACGACCCTCCCCATCCTCGACGAGGACGCCGTCATCGAGGTCCCCTGCCTGGTCGACGGCAACGGCGCCCACCCGGTGACCGTCTCCCCGCTGCCGGGTCATGCCGCCGGGCTGGTCTGCGCGATCAAGGCCGTGGAGCGCGAGGTGCTGGCCGCGGCCGCCTCCGGCTCCCGGCCCGCCGCCATCAAGGCCTTCGCGCTGCACCCGCTCATCGACTCCGTGGAGGTGGCGCGGCGGCTGGTCGACGAGTACCGCGAGGTGCATCCGGGCCTCGCGTACCTGACGTAGCGCCGCGCCTCTCCATTGCCGCAAAGCTCCCTGAGAGCTGCCCAAGAACTTCTGAAAAGAGATCCCATGCACGACGAACGCCGCCGGATCGAGGAGCGCGTCGAACGCATCCACGACCAGCGCATCAAGCCGGCCGTCTACTCCGCCTCCGTCCCGCTCATGGTCGAGGCCTGGCAGGCGCCCGGTGAGCCGGTGCCCTTCGCCGAGGCCGCGGATGCCGCGTACGAACCCTTCGCGATGGGCACGCCGTGGGGCCCGCCGTGGGGCACCACCTGGTTCCGGATGCGCGGCCGGGTGCCGGCCGAGTGGGCCGGCAAGCGTGTCGAGACGGTGATGGACCTGGGCTTCGTCGGCGACTGGCCGGGCAACCAGGCCGAGGCGCTGGTGCACGTGCCGGACGGCCGCCCGCTGAAGGCCGTCAACCCGCAGAACCAGTACGTCCCGGTCGCCAACCCGGCCGTCGGCGGCGAGGAGATCCACTACCTGGTGGAGGCCGCCTCCAACCCGGACATCCTCGCCAACGACTTCATCGGCCCCACTCCGCTGGGCGACCGGCTCACTGCCGGTGACAAGCCGCTGTACACCTTCAAGCGCGCCGATCTCGCCGTACTGGACGAGGACGTCTGGCATCTGTCACTGGACCTGCAGGTGCTGCGCGAGCTGATGCTGGAGCTCGAGGCGCACGACCCGCGCCGGCACGAGATCATGACGTGTCTGGACCGCGCCCTGGACGCGCTGGACCTGGACGACATCTCCGGCACCGCGGCCGACGCCCGCGCCGTGCTGAAGGAGGCCCTGGCCAAGCCCGCGCACGCCAGTGCGCACCGGATGTCGGCCGTCGGGCATGCGCACATCGACTCGGCGTGGCTGTGGCCGATCCGTGAGACCAAGCGCAAGACCTCCCGCACCTTCTCCAACGTCACGGCGCTGGCCGAGGAGTACGACGAGTTCGTCTTCGCCTGCTCGCAGGCCCAGCAGTACGAGTGGGTGCGCGACAACTACCCGCACGTGTGGGCCCGTATCCAGCAGGCCGTGAAGAACGGGCAGTGGGCGCCGGTCGGCGGCATGTGGGTGGAGTCGGACGGCAACCTGCCGGGCGGTGAGGCCATCGCCCGCCAGCTGATCCACGGCAAGCGGTTCTTCATCGAGCACTTCGGCATCGAGACCAAGGGCGTGTGGCTGCCGGACTCCTTCGGCTACAACGCCGCCTACCCGCAGCTGGCAAAGCTCGCCGGCAACGAGTGGTTCCTCACCCAGAAGCTGTCGTGGAACCAGACCAACAAGCTGCCCCACCACTCGTTCTGGTGGGAGGGCGTGGACGGCACCCGGATCTTCACCCACTTCCCGCCAGTGGACACCTACAACGCCGAGTTCTCCGGCAAGGAGATGGCGCACGCGGTGCGCAACTACCAGGACAAGGGCGTCGGCACCCGCTCGCTGGCCCCGTTCGGGCACGGTGACGGCGGTGGCGGCCCCACCCGGGAGATGCTGGAGCGCGCCCGCCGGCTCGCCGACCTCGAGGGCTCGGCGAAGGTGACGGTCGAGCACCCGGACACCTTCTTCGCGGAGGCGGCGAAGGAGGTTCCCAAGGACCAGGTGTGGTCCGGTGAGCTGTATCTGGAGCTGCACCGCGCCACGTACACCTCGCAGGCGCGCACCAAGCAGGGCAACCGGCGCAGCGAGCACCTGATGCGCGAGGCGGAGCTGTGGGCGACGACGGCCGCGCTGCACGCGCCGGGCTACCGCTATCCGCACGAGAAGCTGGACCGGCTGTGGAAGACGGTGCTGCTGCACCAGTTCCACGACATCCTGCCGGGCTCCTCGATCGCCTGGGTCCATCGCGAGGCAGAGGCGGAGTACGCGCGGGTCGCGGCCGAGGTGCAGGAGCTGACGACCGAGGCACTGGCGGCGCTTTCCGGTGGTGAAGGCCTTTCGGTGTTCAACACCGCTCCGCGCGACCGCGCCGAGGTCGTCACGGTGCCCGCGGGCACAGCGGCCGACGGCCAGCAGCTGGCCGACGGCTCGGTGGCCGTGTACACCGAGGTCCCGGCGAGCGGCATCGCACCGCTCGGCGCGTCGGGGGCCGCCCCGCAGCCGGTGACCGTCGAGGGCCGGGTGCTGGACAACGGCCTGGTGCGGGTGGAAGTCGCCGCGAACGGCACCATCGCCTCCGTCCGCGACCTGGTGGCCGGCCGTGAGGTGCTGGCGCCGGACGCTGCCGGCAATCTGCTGCGCCTGCACAGCGACCTGCCCAACTACTGGGACGCCTGGGACATCGACAAGCACTACCGGAACCGCTACACGGACCTCACCAAGGCCGAGTCGGTCACTGTGTCGGAGGAGGGTCCGCTGCTCGGCGCGCTGCGGGTGGAGCGCTCCTTCGGCAAGGGCTCACGGATCGTCCAGAGGATCGTGGTACGTGCGGGCAGCCGCCGGATCGACATCGAGACGGAGATCGACTGGCACGAGGCGGAGAAGATGCTCAAGGCCGCCTTCCCGGTCGACGTCCGGGCCGACCACTCCCGCGCCGAGATCCAGTTCGGCCATGTGCAGCGCCCCACGCACACCAACACCAGCTGGGAGGCTGCCCGGTTCGAGGTCTACGGCCACCGGTGGGTGCACATCGGGGAGCCGGGGTACGGCGTCGCGGTCATCAACGACTCGACGTACGGACACGATGTCTCCCGCACCACGCGGGAGACGGACGGCGGTACGACGACGACGGTCCGTCTCAGCCTGGTGCGAGCCCCGCGCGTCCCGGACCCGGGGGCGGACCAGGGCAAGCACCGCTTCACCTACGCCCTGTTGCCGGGCGCGACGGTCGAGGACGCCGTCGCCGAGGGGTACGCACTGAACCTGCCGCTGCGGGTCGGCGCCGCGGCCTCGGCCACCCCGGTGGTCACCAGCGACAACCCGGCCGTCACCGTCGAGGCGGTCAAGCTGGCCGACGACGGCTCGGGCGATGTGGTGGTGCGGCTCTACGAGTCGCTGGGCGGCCGGGCGCAGGCGGTTCTGCGCCCGGGCTTCCCGCTGGGCAAAGTACAGGTCACGGACCTGCTGGAGCGCCCGCTAGCGGGGCAGCCCGCAGAGGTATCAGCGGCCCGTGAGGGGGAGGTGGCCGTGACACTACGGCCGTTCCAGATCCTCACCGTGCGGCTGACGCCCGCGGGCTGATGGTACGGGGCCCTGCCCGGTCTTCCCCATGGGCCGGGCGGGACCCTTGTGCCGGTTGCTTCCGGCGGCGCGCGCTGATTCCCGGCGCACCATGGGACGGGCCAAAGGGCGCGTTTCGTCGCTCCAGGGCAAGATCCTGCAGCCCGTGGGCAGCACCATCCGCAATCGCGCACACCGACGGCTGACCGGTGCGCCAGAGAGCAGCATCAGCCGCGCCGCTACGGCACGCTCAGGACTGCGCACGCCTTGGAGGCAATCCGCGAGGCGCGCCGTGTAAAGACGGCCACGGCGGGCTCCGCGGCCCGTGCGTGGGCTCACCGCGAGATCAGCCACACGAGCAACCCGGTCGTGATGGTGCTGCCGGACGCGTACGCGGCGCCGCGGAGCATGGCGACGCCTGCGGCATGCAGCAGTCGGCGTCGGGTTCGGCGAACAGGTCGTGGCATGAATCCTCCTACGTGTGAAGGGAGTTGAGAACGTCGCACCCGTCAGGTACGTGCTGGTTCGGCGGGCGTGCGATCCAGTAGGGCATCTCGTCAGCCGGCAACCGGGCGGCGTAATCGCGGGGTTCTAACTAGAGTGTGGCCGTGGCGTGGAAGGGGCCGAGTGCGGCTGAGCGGGAGCTGTCTGAACTGCTGCGGGCGCGGGATCTGTGCGTGAGCTGGGCCCGGATCAGGCGCTGGCGTGAGTTCGGGGCCCTGCCGTGGGGCGCCCGGCGCGGTCTGGGAAGAGGTGCCGGATCGGTCTCGGAACTCACGGCCGACACCGCCGTGGTCGCCGAGGCTCTTGCCCTGGCCACGGCCAGGAAGGCGCGTCTTGAAAAGGCCGTGCTCCGCGTCTTCACCGTGCACCCGCGGTGCGAGGATGTGTTCGTCGCCACCTGGGTTCCGCTGCCGGAACGTGGGGTTCGTAAAGCGTTGACGTGGTACCTCGGCCAGGACCGTTCAAGTGCGGTGGCCGTCGTCGAGCGGGCTGTCGAAGCCGTAGGCGACGATCCTGAGCGGCGTGCGGAGGCCGCGCATGCTGCCGCACACGCCTACTACACCAGGCGCTATCACCAGGCGCGGAGAATGCGCTCGCCAGGTGGAGGCGTCCACCCGGCTGATCCACACAGCCGGGCGGACGCTCAGGGACTGGCTACGTTCGCGGCAGCCGCAGTGCTCGGCATGGAGGAATTCGGCGCGGACAGCGTGATGGAATCCCTTCAACAGTCACTGGGGTCAGAAGACGATGAAGCCCTGTCAGCTCAGACGTTCACCGAGATGACGGCCATCGCCGCGCAGCGCGAGCTCTCCGGCAACAGGCTGGCCGACCCGAGCTGGATGCTCACGGCCGACAGGGCACGCCGACTGCGCGAGACGGACTACAGCACCATCTGCACAGTCCGCCACGTGCTCGCCGTGCTGGTGGAGTCCGCCCTGCCGCTACGCCTGGCTTACCGGGCCTGCCCGCAGGATCCCGCGCTGCAGCACATCGAGCAGGTCCGTACGGCCAACCCGCGCGTACACCACTACCTGGACTGCGCTGAATACATCAGCCGTCGCTCTCCAGCCGACGCCTGGGAATCGTTCACCTCTCTGCTGCTCAGCATCTGCACCGACCCCGAGAGCCTGGAAGCCTTCCAACAGGATGTCACCGCCCTGGACCCGGCCCTCGACGAGGTCCACGCCCTGGGCCGGCACGCGGCAGCCCGCCTCGCACCGGTCTCGGCGGCGGCGAGCCGCCCGGCCTGAAGGCCGCCCCGACGCGGGCTGGATCTTCCCCCCAGCCGGTCCGCTGGTTGCCGTCATGGTCACTTCGGCAGCTTCAAGGGCTGCCTTGAGGTGGTCGAAGTGCCATGCCCGAAGGCAGCACTGGGCGTCTGGGCGGGCGGTGTGTGCTGTTCCTTCGTGCGCTCCCCTGCCGATCAGATCGTGTCGTCCTCTGCGGTCGGCCAGTCGAAGGGGTCTGTGTGCTCGATGTCGTCCGTCCAGTAGCCGTACCGTTCGCCGAGCACCAGCAGCAGTGCCTGCGGGTCGAGCGAGCCAGGGCGGATGACGAGGCCGAGGCCGCACGCGGTGCTCACGGCAGCCGCGGACAGGTGAGAGCGCAGGGCGTGTTCGGTGAATGCTCCTGCAGGAACAGGCAGGTCGTCGGAACGCTCGGGGGCCTGCATGGCGGCAAGGATGCGGGCTCGGTGTTCGTGGGAATCGCCCGGGGAGGGGCGCAGACCCTGCTGCTGGGCGCGATGGTTTCCGGCCGCGTTCGCGATGGCGGTCAGCAGTTGCCAATCACGCCACCCTTCTGCCCGCAGCTGCGTGGCCATACGCCGGAAGTCAGGGTCAGCAGTCAGACGGGGAAGGGTGTGGCTCACGATGGGGAGCATGACGGCATAGCGGTTGCGGACTGTGTCGAGGGCTGTCTCGTGGACGTAGCCGGGTCCAGGTCCGGTCCGGGCCGGCAGGGCAGCCGGTTTCGCCTGGCCGCGCGGCATGCCTGTTGCGACGGCTGCGTCGGTGAGCGCAGCCATCGTCTGGTAGTCGTCGGGTTTGAGGAAGTCGGCCAGTTCGTCGTAGGGGCGGCCGACGAGGAGCTTGTGCCAGAGACCGCCGACGAGCGACTGCTCGACGAGGTGCATGAATGCCTCGTCGGAGAGCAGCGACTGGGAGAGCACCACCCTGATCAGGGCGGTGAGCAGACGGGGCGGCTCTGTTTCCAGGTCTGCGGGGGCGGCCGTGGGCAGGTGTAGCCTCCACCGGTTGGTGTTCCGGTCGGTGCTCTGGTCGCAGACGGCGGGCTGATCGTGGGGCGCGGTGGTGTCTGCGCGGACCTCGACGCTCAGGCGTCCGGGCAGGAACAGCGGGTCCTGTGTGGCGAGTTCGCCGAGGAACACCTGGAGTGCTGCGGTGTAGCGTTCCGCGACGAGCACCGAGAGCCGGTCGTTCGTCCAGGTGATCTCCCAGTCGACGCCGAGCGCGTTCCAGGCATAGCGGCGTGTGGGGCCGGCGTCGCTGAAGGGCCGTCCCACGCCTTGTGCATCGGCCTCCTCGGCGTATGCCTCTTCGGTTGCGGTGGGGACGTCGGCGGTCGTGGCGAGCATCTCGTCGATGACGGTGTCGATGCCTGCGGAGGCTGTGATCGCGCGGAGCGGGGAGACGAAGCCGGGCCGCACCGCGCCGGCCACGCGCAGGGTGAGCGCCTGGTCGGCCATCACTTCCCAGACCTGTGGGTAGCGTTCGCCGTCGTAGGGCTCGTCGCAGTAGACGTTCTGTGCCATGAGACCGATGGCGAACAGGTGGGCGGCGGAGATCCAGTTTCCGGCCTGATGGTCATAGCGGGCGGCGAGGATGATGCCGCGGGGGATGAAGCGGCTGAGTTCCGGGTCGGGTGCGGACTTCGCGGCGGTGGCGGCTGCGAGCGCGTACTGCTTGGCGGCGATGGGCAGGCCGAGTTCGCTGTAGAGGTGCGCGCACAGGAGCAGCATGATCAGGCCGCCCTCGAGGGTGTCGCCGCGCAGCCAGTTGGCCTTGGCTTCGTGGATTTCCTGGAGCGCTTGCGGAAGGCGCCGTTCTTGATCAGGGCGTGGCCTCGGGACTGGGCGCGTTCGCCTCGTGCGGTCTGGCCGGTGACCCGGTCGGTGGCCTGGTCGAGCAGGTCACGGACCTCCCGATACAGCGGGTGGTCCACGAGTACGGGGGTGAGGTAGTCGAAGAGGTCGGCGGTGTGCTCGATGGGGAACAGCGGCGCGTTGTCCAGGTGGCGGCCCAGCCGCAGCAGGGTGTGCATGGCGGTGTCGAGGTCGGTGAGCGGCGGCTTCGTTTGCAGGACAGGTATCTGTTCACCGGCTTGCACCGCTTCGAGGACGGATGCGGTGACCTCCGGGACGGTCGGCAGGTCCTTGGGCACGGATTCGAGGTCGGTGGTCATGTCGGCATGCAGGGCCAGGCGGGCCCGCATGGCCAGCAGATGGGCCATGGCGTTGGCGGGCAGGTCCACGTCCAGCAGGCGGTCGATCTTGTCTGCCAGCAGGCGCTGCCAGCGGCACAGGTTGTCTGCGGTCAGCGCCGTGAGGCCGCGCATCAGAGCCCCGAACCCGTATCCGAGGAGCACGACGGCGTCTTCGAGGATTCCAGGGTCGGTGAGGGTGTCGTCGGCGGTGATCGTGTCGAAGAAGTCGCGGGCCTGTTGGTCCGTCGGGTGCATGTCGCCGAGGCCGGCGAATCCGTCGAGCAGATCCGCCCGGACCTGATCATCCCCACCGGCAAGCGCAAGGGCCAGAACCCGGGCCTGGCCAGCATCTACAGGGCGCTGGCCGAGCACGAGAAGCGCCAGGCGTACCCGGAGGCCGTCGATACGGCGCACGCCGACTTCGCCACCCTCAAGCAGCGCGACCGCAGCCCCGTGTAGTTACTCAGCGCTACACGCCACCTGGCCGTAGCTATACGAGAACAAGGCCTTCACAACCCGAACACGGTCCGCAGCCATTCGACCAGCGTCGGGCAAGACCGCCGAGCGCATCGGGGAAGCCCGCCCGCTGGGGTCGGTCGCGGACGACGAGATCGGCGAAGCCCTGGAACTGCTGTGGGGGCACCGCGGCGGTCAACACCTGGAACGCCCGCCGGGCGGCGGTGCTGTCGTGGCTGGGCTGCTCCGAGACCCCCGGCCGAGAAGTAATCGCGGCCCGATTATCAGCCACCTCACGATCTAGTAGAGCTGCTGGGGTACTCATCTGTGCTTGGGCCGCCGCATGGAATGCCAATCCAAGCCCCTATGTCTGGAACAAGACCGCGAGGTCCTCGAACGCTCGCCAGTGCCTGACGGAATCCCTGACTCAGAAGATCAGGGGCGCCGGGCCTTTCACGAAAGTCGCACATTTTTGCACGATCCTCTTGCCGATGGGCGATCGCCGCGGCTTTTATGCTGTAATCGTGACATGTCTCTGGACGAGCTCCGCGCCCTGATGGATCGGCATGCCCGTCCCGATCTGACCACGGCGATCGACGGTGTTCGGATCTGCAGGGTCGACCACGCCGCTGGGCCGGAGTCCTCGATGTCCGGGACGGTGCTGGCGGTGATCGCCCAGGGTGGGAAGCGTCTGGCGTCGGGTGACCGCTTCTATGACTACCGGGTCGGTCAGTATCTCGTCGCCTCGGTCGACGTCCCGGCGACCGGACATGTCATGGACACCGCTTCCGACAGCCCCACGCTCGGCTTCGGGATGACTCTCGAACCTGCCGTCATCGCGGACCTGCTGCTGCAGGCCGGTCCGGGGGATCTGCCAAGGTCTCTCAGCTCAGCGCGACCGGGGATCGCGGTGAGTGACGCCCCAGGCGAACTGCTCGACGCCGTCGTGCGGCTGCTGCGCCTGCTCGATCGTCCACGGGATCGGAAGGTACTCACCCCGCTGTACCAGCGCGAGATCCTCTGGCAGCTGATGACCGGGGAACAGGGTGATGCTGTCCGCCAACTCGGTGTGGCCGACAGCAGTCTCACGCACGTCAGGCGCGCCGTGCAGTGGATCCGGGACAACTACACCCAGCCGTTCCGCGTCGAGGAGGTGGCGCGGCTCTCGGGGATGAGTGTCTCCGCCTTCCACCGGAACTTCCAGGCGGTGACGGCGATGAGCCCGATCCAGTTCCAGAAGAACATCCGGCTGCAGTCCGCGAGACTGCTCCTGGCCAACCATCCGAACGACGTCACCGGTGTCGGCCTGCGTGTCGGGTACGACAGTCTGTCCCAGTTCAGCCGTGAGTACCGGCGTCAGTTCGGCGCCCCGCCCAGCGTCGATGCTGCGCGCTTGCTCGGCGGAACGAAGCCTGCTGCGGCGCTGCCGTGAATTCGCTCTGCGAAAGAGGATTGGGCAAAGATGCGAGAGGATCTTGCTAGCCCCGGCGCCGCGCCTGCTGGTTTGGTG is drawn from Streptomyces sp. NBC_01717 and contains these coding sequences:
- a CDS encoding DeoR/GlpR family DNA-binding transcription regulator, which gives rise to MLAERRHQLILRALRSGGPASVADLSSELDVSAATVRRDLIRLEEDGLLTRVHGGAVVEEGDQPFAEVAEVRVSDKDVLAERAAAMIKDGQTVLLDIGTTAYRLARQLHGRRLTVITSNLVVYEELAEDTGIELVLPGGVVRREYRSLVGFLTEDSLRQLHADWLFLGTSGVRPGGQVMDTTVVEVPVKRAMMAAAEKVVLLADAGKFPGQGMAKVCGPADLDVVVTNASADPATLAALAEAGAEVIKV
- a CDS encoding 6-phospho-beta-glucosidase, whose product is MKLTILGGGGFRVPLVYGALLGDRAEGRVTGVTLYDLDAGRLSAIARVLAEQAAGHPDAPAVTVTTDLDEALRGADFVFSAIRVGGLEGRAADEQVALAKGVLGQETVGAGGIAYGLRTLPVVDHIARRVAALAPDAWFINFTNPAGLVTEAMSRHLGDRVIGICDSPVGLGRRVARALGATRPQDAWIDYVGLNHLGWLRGLHIDGRDQLPRLLADRELLGSFEEGKLFGPEWIQSLGAVPNEYLHYYYFNREAVKAYREAQQTRGAFLRDQQARFYDCMRDPAAPALRTWDGTRAEREATYMSENREAAGAGERDEASLSESGGYENVALALMRAIARDERATLILNVRNRTTLPILDEDAVIEVPCLVDGNGAHPVTVSPLPGHAAGLVCAIKAVEREVLAAAASGSRPAAIKAFALHPLIDSVEVARRLVDEYREVHPGLAYLT
- a CDS encoding alpha-mannosidase — encoded protein: MHDERRRIEERVERIHDQRIKPAVYSASVPLMVEAWQAPGEPVPFAEAADAAYEPFAMGTPWGPPWGTTWFRMRGRVPAEWAGKRVETVMDLGFVGDWPGNQAEALVHVPDGRPLKAVNPQNQYVPVANPAVGGEEIHYLVEAASNPDILANDFIGPTPLGDRLTAGDKPLYTFKRADLAVLDEDVWHLSLDLQVLRELMLELEAHDPRRHEIMTCLDRALDALDLDDISGTAADARAVLKEALAKPAHASAHRMSAVGHAHIDSAWLWPIRETKRKTSRTFSNVTALAEEYDEFVFACSQAQQYEWVRDNYPHVWARIQQAVKNGQWAPVGGMWVESDGNLPGGEAIARQLIHGKRFFIEHFGIETKGVWLPDSFGYNAAYPQLAKLAGNEWFLTQKLSWNQTNKLPHHSFWWEGVDGTRIFTHFPPVDTYNAEFSGKEMAHAVRNYQDKGVGTRSLAPFGHGDGGGGPTREMLERARRLADLEGSAKVTVEHPDTFFAEAAKEVPKDQVWSGELYLELHRATYTSQARTKQGNRRSEHLMREAELWATTAALHAPGYRYPHEKLDRLWKTVLLHQFHDILPGSSIAWVHREAEAEYARVAAEVQELTTEALAALSGGEGLSVFNTAPRDRAEVVTVPAGTAADGQQLADGSVAVYTEVPASGIAPLGASGAAPQPVTVEGRVLDNGLVRVEVAANGTIASVRDLVAGREVLAPDAAGNLLRLHSDLPNYWDAWDIDKHYRNRYTDLTKAESVTVSEEGPLLGALRVERSFGKGSRIVQRIVVRAGSRRIDIETEIDWHEAEKMLKAAFPVDVRADHSRAEIQFGHVQRPTHTNTSWEAARFEVYGHRWVHIGEPGYGVAVINDSTYGHDVSRTTRETDGGTTTTVRLSLVRAPRVPDPGADQGKHRFTYALLPGATVEDAVAEGYALNLPLRVGAAASATPVVTSDNPAVTVEAVKLADDGSGDVVVRLYESLGGRAQAVLRPGFPLGKVQVTDLLERPLAGQPAEVSAAREGEVAVTLRPFQILTVRLTPAG
- a CDS encoding AraC family transcriptional regulator; its protein translation is MSLDELRALMDRHARPDLTTAIDGVRICRVDHAAGPESSMSGTVLAVIAQGGKRLASGDRFYDYRVGQYLVASVDVPATGHVMDTASDSPTLGFGMTLEPAVIADLLLQAGPGDLPRSLSSARPGIAVSDAPGELLDAVVRLLRLLDRPRDRKVLTPLYQREILWQLMTGEQGDAVRQLGVADSSLTHVRRAVQWIRDNYTQPFRVEEVARLSGMSVSAFHRNFQAVTAMSPIQFQKNIRLQSARLLLANHPNDVTGVGLRVGYDSLSQFSREYRRQFGAPPSVDAARLLGGTKPAAALP